The following are encoded together in the Variovorax sp. PBS-H4 genome:
- the sdhD gene encoding succinate dehydrogenase, hydrophobic membrane anchor protein: protein MSVNYGSKRIVVGAHYGLRDWLSQRITGALMALFTVILLAQVLFKRGPVGYDAWAGIFASQWMKVLTFVVIASVLYHVWVGMRDIWMDYVQPVGIRLVLQVFTIVWLVACAGWAIQVLWRV from the coding sequence GTCGGCGCGCACTACGGACTGCGCGACTGGCTCAGCCAGCGCATCACCGGCGCCCTGATGGCGCTCTTCACCGTCATTCTGCTGGCGCAGGTGCTCTTCAAGCGCGGCCCGGTCGGCTACGACGCCTGGGCCGGCATCTTTGCCTCGCAATGGATGAAGGTGCTCACCTTCGTGGTGATCGCCTCGGTGCTTTATCACGTGTGGGTCGGCATGCGCGACATCTGGATGGACTACGTCCAGCCCGTCGGCATCCGTCTCGTCTTGCAGGTTTTCACGATCGTCTGGCTTGTGGCGTGCGCGGGTTGGGCCATTCAAGTGCTCTGGAGAGTCTAA
- the sdhA gene encoding succinate dehydrogenase flavoprotein subunit: MSSYTKEQITKRKFDVVIVGAGGSGMRASLQLARAGLNVAVLSKVFPTRSHTVAAQGGVGASLGNMSEDNWHYHFYDTIKGSDWLGDQDAIEFMCREAPKVVYELEHFGMPFDRNPDGTIYQRPFGGHTANYGEKPVQRACAAADRTGHAMLHTLYQKNVEARTQFFVEWMALDLIRDAEGDVVGVTALEMETGDLHILQAKTVLLATGGAGRIFGASTNAFINTGDGLGMAARSGIPLQDMEFWQFHPTGVAGAGVLLTEGCRGEGAILINSNGERFMERYAPTLKDLAPRDFVSRSMDQEIKEGRGCGPNKDYVLLKMDHLGAETIHKRLPSVYEIGVNFANVDITKEPIPVVPTIHYQMGGIPTNINGQVVVQKGEDNSAVINGLYAVGECSCVSVHGANRLGTNSLLDLLVFGRAAGNHIVEFNDKQREHKPLPADAADRTLERLNQLEASTSGEYAQDVAGEIRAVMQKHAAVFRTQASMDEGVQKIAAVRARVGNVTLKDKSRIFNTARIEALEVDNLIEVAQATMVSAAARKECRGAHTVEDYERPADDPVAPLGRDDANWMKHTLWYSENNRLSYKPVQLKPLTVDSVPPKVRTF, encoded by the coding sequence ATGTCTTCCTACACCAAAGAACAGATCACCAAGCGCAAGTTCGACGTCGTCATCGTCGGCGCCGGCGGCTCCGGCATGCGCGCCTCGCTTCAGCTGGCGCGTGCGGGCCTCAACGTGGCCGTGCTCTCGAAGGTCTTCCCGACCCGCTCGCACACCGTCGCCGCCCAGGGCGGGGTGGGCGCCTCCCTCGGCAACATGAGCGAGGACAACTGGCACTATCACTTCTACGACACGATCAAGGGCTCCGACTGGCTCGGCGACCAGGACGCGATCGAATTCATGTGCCGCGAGGCCCCGAAGGTGGTCTACGAGCTCGAGCACTTCGGCATGCCTTTCGACCGCAACCCGGACGGCACCATCTACCAGCGACCGTTCGGCGGCCACACGGCCAACTATGGCGAGAAGCCGGTGCAGCGTGCCTGCGCCGCGGCCGACCGCACCGGTCACGCAATGCTGCACACGCTCTACCAGAAGAACGTGGAAGCCCGCACCCAGTTCTTCGTCGAATGGATGGCGCTCGACCTGATTCGCGACGCCGAGGGCGACGTGGTGGGCGTGACCGCACTCGAAATGGAAACCGGCGACCTGCACATCCTGCAGGCCAAAACCGTGCTGCTGGCGACCGGCGGCGCGGGCCGCATCTTCGGGGCCTCGACCAATGCCTTCATCAATACCGGTGACGGTCTGGGAATGGCAGCGCGCTCGGGCATTCCGCTGCAGGACATGGAGTTCTGGCAATTCCATCCCACCGGCGTGGCGGGCGCCGGCGTGCTGCTGACCGAGGGCTGCCGAGGTGAAGGCGCGATCCTCATCAATAGCAACGGCGAGCGCTTCATGGAACGCTACGCGCCAACCCTGAAGGACCTGGCGCCGCGCGATTTCGTCTCCCGGTCGATGGACCAGGAGATCAAGGAAGGCCGCGGCTGCGGCCCGAACAAGGATTACGTGCTGCTCAAGATGGACCACCTGGGGGCGGAGACCATCCACAAGCGTCTGCCGTCGGTGTACGAGATCGGCGTCAACTTCGCCAACGTCGACATCACCAAGGAGCCGATCCCGGTGGTACCAACCATCCACTACCAGATGGGCGGCATTCCCACCAACATCAACGGCCAGGTCGTGGTGCAGAAGGGTGAGGACAACAGTGCCGTGATCAACGGCCTGTACGCGGTGGGTGAATGCTCCTGCGTGAGCGTCCACGGCGCCAACCGCCTGGGCACCAACTCGCTGCTCGACCTGCTGGTGTTCGGCCGCGCCGCCGGCAACCACATCGTCGAATTCAACGACAAGCAGCGCGAACACAAGCCCCTGCCTGCCGACGCCGCCGATCGCACCCTGGAGCGCCTGAACCAACTCGAGGCGTCGACCTCGGGCGAATACGCGCAGGACGTGGCGGGCGAGATCCGCGCGGTCATGCAGAAGCACGCCGCCGTGTTCCGCACGCAGGCCTCGATGGACGAAGGCGTCCAGAAGATCGCGGCCGTGCGCGCGCGCGTCGGCAACGTCACGCTCAAGGACAAGTCGCGCATCTTCAACACGGCGCGCATCGAGGCGCTGGAAGTCGACAACCTGATCGAGGTCGCACAGGCCACGATGGTCTCGGCCGCTGCTCGCAAGGAATGCCGCGGCGCCCACACCGTTGAAGACTACGAGCGCCCCGCCGACGATCCGGTCGCGCCGCTGGGCCGCGACGACGCGAACTGGATGAAGCACACGCTGTGGTACAGCGAGAACAACCGCCTTTCGTACAAGCCCGTCCAGCTGAAACCTCTGACGGTCGACTCCGTACCGCCCAAGGTCCGCACGTTTTAA
- a CDS encoding succinate dehydrogenase iron-sulfur subunit has translation MKRTFQIYRYDPDKDAKPYMQTVEVELDGHERMLLDALMKLKAQDPSLSFRRSCREGVCGSDAMNINGKNGLACLTNMNTLKGTVVLKPLPGLPVIRDLIVDMTQFFKQYNSIKPYLQNDTVPPEKERLQSPEERDELNGLYECILCASCSTSCPSFWWNPDKFVGPAGLLQAYRFIADSRDEATAERLDNLEDPYRLFRCHTIMNCVDVCPKSLNPTKAIGKIKELMVRRAI, from the coding sequence ATGAAGCGCACATTCCAGATCTACCGCTACGACCCGGACAAGGACGCCAAGCCTTACATGCAGACGGTGGAAGTCGAGCTCGACGGTCACGAGCGCATGCTGCTCGATGCCCTCATGAAGCTCAAGGCGCAGGATCCGTCGCTGTCCTTCCGCCGCTCCTGCCGCGAGGGCGTCTGCGGCTCGGACGCGATGAACATCAACGGCAAGAACGGCCTGGCCTGCCTGACCAACATGAACACGCTCAAGGGCACGGTGGTGTTGAAGCCGCTGCCCGGCCTGCCGGTGATCCGCGACCTCATCGTGGACATGACGCAGTTCTTCAAGCAGTACAACTCGATCAAGCCCTACCTCCAGAACGACACGGTGCCCCCCGAAAAGGAGCGCCTCCAGTCGCCCGAGGAGCGCGACGAGCTCAACGGCCTGTACGAGTGCATCCTTTGCGCGAGCTGCTCGACCAGCTGCCCCAGCTTCTGGTGGAACCCCGACAAGTTCGTGGGCCCCGCCGGCCTGTTGCAGGCCTACCGCTTCATCGCCGACAGCCGCGACGAAGCGACCGCAGAGCGCCTCGACAACCTGGAAGATCCGTACCGCCTGTTCCGCTGCCACACGATCATGAACTGCGTGGACGTGTGCCCGAAGAGCCTGAATCCCACCAAGGCCATCGGCAAGATCAAGGAACTCATGGTCCGACGCGCCATCTAG
- a CDS encoding FAD assembly factor SdhE, which yields MQSAADLDQPISERALSKLKWRCRRGLLENDLFIARFFELHEQGLTCGQAQAMETLMDLSDNDLLDLLLRRKEPEPGWAGAEVIELLQLMRTEGAHPLSS from the coding sequence ATGCAATCCGCCGCCGACCTCGACCAGCCGATCAGCGAACGGGCGCTGAGCAAGCTCAAGTGGCGTTGCCGGCGCGGCTTGCTCGAAAACGACCTGTTCATTGCGCGCTTCTTCGAGCTGCATGAGCAAGGTCTGACCTGCGGGCAGGCGCAGGCCATGGAGACATTGATGGACCTGTCGGACAACGATCTGCTCGACCTCTTGCTTCGAAGAAAGGAGCCCGAGCCCGGATGGGCCGGCGCCGAAGTGATCGAACTGTTGCAGCTGATGCGTACCGAGGGCGCGCACCCCCTCTCATCTTGA
- the gltA gene encoding citrate synthase, translating to MKASDTKATLSFSNGGQSVELPIYKGTMGPEVIDIRKLYAQTGMFTYDPGFMSTASCESAITYIDGDKGELLYRGYPIEQLATNCDFLETCHLLLYGELPNAGEKSAFTKLVTNHTMVNEQMQFFLRGFRRDAHPMAIMTGLVGALSAFYHDSTDINNPKHREIAAIRLIAKMPTLVAMAYKYTIGQPYMYPKNDLSYAGNFLHMMFATPCEEYKVSPVLERALDRIFILHADHEQNASTSTVRLCGSSGTNPFAAIAAGVACLWGPAHGGANEAALNMLYDIQKAGGVDKIGEFIKQVKDKSSNVKLMGFGHRVYKNYDPRAKLMQETCREVLGELGLENDPLFKLAMALEKIALEDEYFVSRKLYPNVDFYSGIVQRAIGIPVPLFTAIFALARTVGWIAQLNEMIGDPEYKIGRPRQLFEGSPKRDVQPLAKR from the coding sequence ATGAAAGCATCCGACACCAAAGCCACCCTGTCGTTCAGCAACGGCGGACAGAGCGTCGAGCTGCCGATCTACAAGGGCACGATGGGTCCCGAAGTGATCGACATTCGCAAGCTCTATGCGCAGACCGGCATGTTCACGTACGACCCGGGCTTCATGTCGACGGCCTCGTGCGAATCGGCCATCACGTACATCGACGGCGACAAGGGTGAACTGCTCTACCGCGGCTACCCGATCGAGCAGCTCGCGACCAATTGCGACTTCCTCGAGACCTGCCATCTGCTGCTGTACGGCGAGCTGCCGAATGCAGGCGAGAAGAGCGCGTTCACCAAGCTCGTGACGAACCACACGATGGTTAACGAGCAGATGCAGTTCTTCCTGCGCGGCTTTCGCCGCGACGCCCACCCGATGGCCATCATGACCGGCCTGGTGGGTGCGCTGTCGGCTTTCTATCACGACAGCACCGACATCAACAACCCGAAGCACCGCGAGATTGCCGCGATCCGGCTGATCGCGAAGATGCCGACGTTGGTGGCGATGGCCTACAAGTACACCATCGGCCAGCCATACATGTACCCGAAGAACGATCTCAGCTATGCGGGCAACTTCCTGCACATGATGTTCGCGACGCCGTGCGAGGAGTACAAGGTCAGCCCGGTGCTCGAGCGCGCACTCGACCGCATCTTCATCCTGCATGCGGACCACGAGCAGAACGCCTCGACCTCCACCGTGCGCCTGTGCGGATCGTCGGGCACCAATCCGTTCGCGGCGATCGCGGCCGGCGTGGCCTGCCTCTGGGGCCCGGCCCACGGCGGCGCCAATGAGGCGGCGCTCAACATGCTCTACGACATCCAGAAGGCGGGCGGCGTCGACAAGATCGGCGAGTTCATCAAGCAGGTCAAGGACAAGAGCTCGAACGTGAAGCTGATGGGGTTCGGGCACCGCGTCTACAAGAACTACGATCCGCGCGCCAAGCTGATGCAGGAAACCTGCCGCGAGGTGCTGGGCGAACTGGGCCTGGAAAACGATCCGCTGTTCAAGCTGGCCATGGCGCTCGAAAAGATCGCCCTGGAGGACGAATACTTCGTCTCGCGCAAGCTCTACCCGAACGTGGACTTCTACTCGGGCATCGTGCAACGCGCAATCGGTATCCCGGTACCGCTGTTCACCGCCATTTTCGCGCTCGCGCGTACGGTCGGCTGGATCGCGCAGCTCAACGAAATGATCGGTGACCCCGAGTACAAGATCGGCCGTCCGCGCCAGCTCTTCGAAGGCTCGCCCAAGCGCGACGTGCAGCCCCTCGCCAAGCGCTGA
- a CDS encoding entericidin A/B family lipoprotein codes for MKKLAALIAVAFTLAVPLHGCNTWKGAGQDVQKAGEKMEDSAKKRQ; via the coding sequence ATGAAGAAGCTTGCCGCATTGATCGCCGTCGCGTTTACTCTCGCCGTTCCGCTGCACGGCTGCAACACCTGGAAGGGGGCCGGCCAGGACGTGCAGAAGGCGGGTGAGAAGATGGAAGACTCCGCCAAGAAGCGCCAATAA